One Sphingobium sp. Z007 genomic region harbors:
- the mobF gene encoding MobF family relaxase, with protein MIQPQRLHGKPANIARYYAVGDYYTKGGNEPSAWGGKLAADLGLFGAVDPKLLRDLLAGKVGDQQLGRHRADGEIQHHPGWDFAVNAPKSVSVMGLVAGDERVLAAHEGAVTAAISYLEEQAQLRRRDDGNIVHETTGRILVARFTEHGSRELDPHLHTHLVVLNMTNRENGDPMASLESRVMYGEQRVAGQIYRNALAFGLREAGYEIDADPRSGLFEIRGVPKDLIDHFSQRAEAIEDHAREHGLVGQKAQRASFYATRKAKVKIGEAELAAQWHQRTGKRLETLQEVAALARGREGEHPAPTERDASRAALFGLRQLETSEAVNNLGDILRTGLAAHVGEVRLDDIRPRIAAHEVLRKLLPTHTQTGDRLLTRGRTSRKSWLLELALTQHIALGLNDARPIASSDRLLAALEGTSLNTQQQHALVETALTRDRVMAIHGVAGSGKSTLVRVLAEAAEPGTALIALAPTSSAAAELGNKANIMSHTVASFVARGGQGITDRHVLVLDEAGQLGNRQAQRMLEISRTTGARLLFLGDEKQTGAIEQGKPFWLMRRLGLPTVELTQAVRQETKSIKAAVTAARTGNFAEALAKLDSVSTVDDNEKMAEQVVNAWIRLKRDTRAGTNILVLDNATRLIVNSKIREALKNENGLAAQDSLLSILAPAGLTDVQKHMARFYGAGQVVRFERDIADLGIARHADYRVAGLGREANGRQVVRLVDDQGRVIRWDPQTTKARHINVFNPEERDIAEGDRIQWRLVNRELGLRNAERGTAEKLDGPLATIRWDRDGRVQQVNLSEHRTWDHGYAETVYSAQSKTYPRVFVLAPVESPLVNAQNFYTAITRAAFGARLWTNNVKELIAKLERQSGEKTSSSEGLGRLKTDRIDAFSKRREGHVANLRSEQERDRTERRDRALERQLHYRDRSPRGAAEHLADGARNIAQVLDRFLAGILDHARAEGRAPKTGINRENHSPAPRPEPSHGPER; from the coding sequence ATGATCCAGCCGCAACGTCTCCATGGCAAACCAGCCAATATCGCCCGCTACTATGCGGTGGGCGATTACTACACCAAGGGCGGCAACGAACCGTCTGCATGGGGTGGGAAGCTGGCAGCCGATCTCGGCCTCTTCGGCGCTGTTGATCCGAAGCTGCTGCGCGACCTTCTTGCTGGAAAAGTCGGCGATCAACAACTCGGGCGGCACCGCGCGGATGGCGAAATTCAGCATCACCCCGGTTGGGATTTTGCGGTCAACGCGCCCAAGTCTGTGTCGGTCATGGGGCTGGTTGCCGGTGACGAACGCGTGCTTGCCGCCCATGAGGGCGCGGTGACCGCGGCTATCTCCTATCTGGAGGAGCAGGCGCAGCTGCGTCGCCGTGATGACGGGAACATCGTTCACGAAACGACAGGCCGGATCCTGGTTGCTCGCTTTACCGAGCATGGCAGCCGGGAACTTGATCCGCATCTGCATACGCATCTCGTCGTGCTCAACATGACGAACCGCGAGAATGGCGATCCCATGGCAAGCCTGGAAAGCCGGGTCATGTATGGCGAACAGCGCGTGGCCGGGCAGATATATCGCAACGCGCTGGCGTTCGGGTTGCGCGAAGCTGGCTATGAAATCGATGCTGATCCTCGTTCCGGATTGTTCGAGATACGAGGCGTACCAAAGGACCTGATCGACCATTTCTCGCAGCGCGCCGAAGCGATCGAGGACCATGCGCGCGAACATGGCCTGGTGGGACAGAAAGCCCAGCGTGCTTCCTTCTATGCTACGCGCAAGGCGAAGGTGAAGATCGGCGAGGCGGAACTCGCCGCGCAATGGCATCAGCGGACAGGCAAGCGTCTCGAAACGCTGCAGGAGGTTGCTGCGCTGGCGCGGGGTCGGGAAGGGGAGCATCCGGCGCCCACGGAACGCGATGCGTCGCGTGCTGCTCTTTTCGGCTTGCGGCAACTGGAGACATCCGAGGCGGTCAACAATTTAGGCGATATCTTGCGCACTGGTCTTGCTGCCCATGTCGGGGAAGTCCGGCTCGACGATATCCGTCCCCGGATCGCAGCACATGAGGTCCTGCGCAAATTGCTGCCGACCCATACGCAGACCGGTGACAGGTTGTTGACCCGTGGCCGCACCAGCCGGAAGTCCTGGCTTTTGGAACTGGCATTGACTCAGCATATCGCGTTGGGCCTCAATGACGCGCGTCCCATCGCCTCGAGCGATCGCTTATTGGCAGCGCTAGAAGGAACGTCGCTCAATACGCAGCAGCAGCACGCACTCGTCGAGACGGCGCTGACGCGGGATCGGGTCATGGCGATTCACGGTGTTGCCGGTTCTGGAAAATCGACACTGGTGAGAGTTCTCGCTGAGGCGGCCGAGCCGGGAACGGCATTGATTGCATTAGCACCCACATCATCGGCCGCAGCCGAACTGGGAAACAAGGCGAACATCATGTCTCATACTGTCGCCAGCTTCGTCGCGCGCGGCGGGCAGGGGATCACGGACCGCCATGTGCTGGTTCTCGATGAAGCAGGGCAGCTCGGCAACCGCCAGGCCCAGCGGATGCTGGAGATCAGCAGGACAACCGGCGCACGGCTGCTTTTCCTCGGAGACGAGAAGCAGACCGGGGCGATCGAGCAAGGCAAACCCTTCTGGTTGATGCGAAGACTGGGTTTGCCGACGGTCGAGTTGACGCAAGCTGTTCGGCAGGAAACGAAATCAATCAAGGCTGCGGTCACAGCTGCGCGGACGGGGAACTTTGCCGAGGCATTGGCTAAGCTCGATAGCGTCAGCACCGTTGACGACAATGAAAAGATGGCGGAGCAGGTCGTCAATGCCTGGATACGGCTCAAGCGGGACACGCGGGCCGGTACCAATATCCTCGTCCTCGACAATGCGACCCGGCTGATCGTTAACAGCAAGATTCGCGAAGCGCTGAAAAACGAGAATGGGCTGGCCGCCCAGGATAGTCTGCTTTCCATTCTCGCCCCGGCGGGCTTGACCGATGTCCAGAAGCATATGGCCCGTTTCTACGGGGCAGGACAGGTGGTGCGTTTCGAGCGGGACATTGCAGACCTCGGTATCGCACGGCACGCCGACTATCGGGTCGCTGGACTAGGCCGGGAGGCCAATGGGCGCCAGGTTGTGCGTCTCGTCGACGATCAGGGGCGCGTCATACGCTGGGATCCGCAGACGACGAAGGCCCGCCACATCAATGTCTTCAATCCTGAAGAGCGGGATATTGCGGAGGGTGACCGTATCCAGTGGCGGCTCGTCAATCGCGAACTCGGGCTACGCAATGCGGAGCGCGGCACCGCAGAAAAACTTGATGGCCCGCTAGCGACGATCCGCTGGGATCGAGATGGGCGCGTGCAGCAGGTTAATCTATCGGAACACCGGACCTGGGATCATGGTTACGCAGAGACGGTCTATTCCGCACAGTCCAAAACCTATCCGCGCGTTTTCGTGCTGGCGCCCGTCGAATCTCCGCTGGTCAACGCCCAGAATTTCTACACGGCTATCACCCGCGCGGCATTCGGTGCCAGGCTCTGGACCAACAACGTCAAGGAACTGATTGCCAAACTCGAGCGCCAATCAGGAGAGAAGACGTCTTCGTCGGAAGGTTTAGGTCGGTTGAAGACTGATCGTATAGATGCCTTCTCGAAACGCCGGGAAGGCCATGTGGCAAATCTGAGGTCCGAGCAGGAGCGAGACCGAACAGAGCGGCGCGATCGGGCGCTCGAGCGACAACTCCACTATCGTGACCGCTCACCCCGTGGCGCGGCTGAGCATCTTGCCGACGGGGCGCGGAACATCGCGCAGGTGCTCGACAGGTTTCTCGCAGGCATTCTCGACCATGCGCGCGCCGAAGGGAGAGCGCCGAAAACCGGCATCAACCGGGAAAATCATTCTCCTGCACCTCGACCCGAGCCCTCCCACGGCCCCGAACGATAA
- a CDS encoding DUF2493 domain-containing protein, giving the protein MTQDRSRSISRFADLPALIAEMTATPEFRRAFGDPMPLSIISPGDEPGEHDMPEPLHAQADCAGVIATIFDLLTDTRLDALAPEIAWGMVNSFHFVAGKLERQEDMLADELRDMIRRTEPSEVFNTELEEKQLLCQSLTEQREAVECMRDYAAETFHALSGRPWSPARGSRVSKVATATQVSIQDFLRARELATRERYRPRGPIVIASGHAEWHDWQLLWDRLDTILERIPHMTLVTTAQRKGFDAIVASWAGSRDVQLVTYSLTGSGRGAPFARNRKLVDLKPVEALLGEGSGIQANLYQALRKADVPIHAFRKADQAPVEKVAPPQRGRLRRAA; this is encoded by the coding sequence ATGACCCAAGACCGCTCGCGCAGCATCAGCCGCTTCGCAGACCTTCCGGCACTGATTGCCGAGATGACGGCAACCCCGGAATTCAGGCGCGCCTTCGGCGATCCCATGCCGCTTTCGATCATCAGCCCTGGCGATGAACCCGGGGAGCATGACATGCCCGAACCGCTTCACGCGCAGGCCGATTGCGCCGGGGTGATCGCCACCATCTTTGATCTGTTGACCGATACCCGCCTCGACGCGCTCGCGCCCGAGATCGCATGGGGCATGGTCAACAGCTTCCATTTCGTCGCGGGCAAGCTCGAGCGACAGGAGGACATGCTGGCCGACGAACTGCGCGACATGATCCGTCGGACGGAGCCTTCGGAGGTATTCAATACCGAACTGGAAGAGAAACAGCTGCTGTGCCAGTCGTTGACCGAACAGCGCGAGGCGGTCGAGTGCATGCGCGACTATGCCGCCGAGACCTTTCATGCACTATCGGGCCGTCCATGGTCACCCGCACGTGGGTCGCGCGTCTCCAAGGTGGCGACCGCCACGCAGGTGTCGATACAGGATTTTCTGCGCGCCCGAGAGCTTGCGACACGCGAGCGGTACCGCCCCCGAGGGCCGATCGTCATCGCCTCGGGCCATGCGGAATGGCACGACTGGCAACTCCTCTGGGACAGGCTCGATACTATCCTCGAGCGCATCCCGCACATGACGCTGGTAACGACCGCGCAGCGCAAGGGTTTCGATGCGATCGTGGCCTCATGGGCAGGCAGTCGCGACGTGCAGCTCGTGACCTATTCGTTGACAGGATCAGGGCGCGGTGCACCCTTTGCCCGCAATCGCAAGCTGGTGGACCTGAAGCCTGTCGAAGCCCTGCTGGGTGAAGGGTCGGGTATTCAGGCCAACCTTTATCAGGCCCTGCGTAAAGCAGACGTCCCGATCCATGCGTTCCGCAAAGCGGATCAGGCTCCGGTCGAAAAGGTCGCTCCACCGCAACGGGGTCGGCTACGTCGGGCAGCGTAA
- a CDS encoding SLOG family protein, with the protein MTKINRSVRPFSDIAEFIAQETAPTTDDFHAAFASDLDGVRIGRGEEEMATDMPDPREAQLAVELIVTTLFDVLRDTRLQPAAERLAWGIVNSFHHVADQWQGQADKAMRDVQDLLRRADGSEIHGVELEQARDELEYLDEATDALRCMRDHAADVFHTETGRPWSAPKGSLVSSKRTASVIAATDFLAARRQRRTDAHNPQGPIVIFSGGADCWFDDRLIWGKLDEAKSRNPKMVLATTAQDKGCDAMAAAWAASRKVKLITFRLSAKLGKRAGFVRNEQMVGLRPVEALVCEGSGLQSHLARLVREKRIPARFVTLSDQGWEAQ; encoded by the coding sequence ATGACGAAGATCAACCGCAGCGTCCGCCCATTCTCCGACATCGCCGAATTCATCGCGCAGGAGACCGCGCCCACCACCGACGACTTCCACGCCGCCTTCGCCTCCGACCTCGACGGCGTCCGCATCGGGCGCGGCGAGGAGGAGATGGCGACCGACATGCCCGATCCGAGGGAAGCACAGCTTGCCGTCGAACTCATTGTCACGACACTCTTTGACGTGCTGCGGGACACACGGTTGCAGCCCGCCGCCGAACGCCTCGCATGGGGCATCGTCAACAGTTTCCATCACGTCGCCGACCAGTGGCAGGGCCAGGCCGACAAGGCGATGCGCGATGTTCAGGACCTGCTGCGGCGCGCCGACGGCAGCGAAATCCACGGTGTCGAGCTCGAGCAGGCACGCGATGAACTCGAATATCTCGACGAAGCCACCGACGCCCTGCGGTGCATGCGGGATCACGCCGCCGACGTCTTCCACACCGAAACCGGGCGGCCGTGGTCCGCGCCCAAAGGATCGCTGGTGTCGAGCAAGCGCACCGCCTCGGTCATAGCCGCCACCGATTTCCTCGCCGCCCGCCGCCAGCGCCGAACCGACGCGCACAACCCGCAAGGGCCCATCGTGATCTTCTCCGGCGGGGCGGACTGCTGGTTCGACGACCGCCTCATCTGGGGCAAACTCGACGAAGCGAAATCCCGCAATCCGAAGATGGTGCTGGCCACGACGGCGCAGGACAAGGGATGCGACGCCATGGCCGCAGCATGGGCAGCCTCCCGAAAGGTGAAGCTCATCACGTTCCGCCTCAGTGCGAAGCTGGGCAAGAGAGCAGGGTTCGTACGCAACGAGCAGATGGTCGGACTGCGGCCCGTCGAGGCGCTGGTTTGCGAAGGATCAGGTCTGCAATCGCACCTCGCGCGCCTCGTCAGGGAGAAGCGTATCCCGGCCCGGTTCGTCACGCTCAGCGATCAGGGATGGGAGGCGCAGTGA
- a CDS encoding lytic transglycosylase domain-containing protein, with product MALYNAPAFSKSSDDRELRIAACIRQASRGQPWLEKTLWGLRDQEAGWIGAEVRNSNGSHDLGPLQINSWWTPRIAALVGRSPVQVRHWLRFDPCFNAQAARWIFLAALRSTGSYWEAIGVYHSPTTWRQRRYRSSVARHMRTRYGDAVFRP from the coding sequence ATGGCATTGTACAACGCCCCCGCATTTTCTAAATCCTCAGATGACAGGGAACTGCGAATCGCCGCCTGCATTCGGCAAGCCTCGCGTGGTCAACCCTGGCTGGAGAAAACGCTTTGGGGACTGCGCGATCAGGAAGCGGGCTGGATCGGCGCCGAGGTTCGCAACAGCAATGGTTCTCACGATCTTGGTCCCCTGCAGATCAACAGTTGGTGGACACCTCGCATCGCGGCGCTTGTTGGACGTTCACCCGTTCAGGTTCGACATTGGCTGCGTTTTGATCCCTGCTTCAACGCGCAGGCTGCAAGGTGGATATTCCTGGCCGCCTTGCGCTCAACCGGTAGCTACTGGGAGGCGATTGGCGTCTATCACAGCCCGACGACGTGGCGGCAGAGACGCTATCGTAGTTCGGTAGCTCGGCATATGCGGACAAGATACGGAGATGCTGTGTTTCGCCCATGA
- a CDS encoding ATP-binding protein: MNVATSNFTRDARVPLGRCSTGQLELDLGKLMSGRCLIQGSSGAGKSQTLRRIVEEAFDYLTTIIIDPEGEFANLAAHIGATTVIARDYANDGLTAVGLRTRQHRIALHLDLTDLEPDQRIEKSAAFFAGLLSAPREHWGNTVLVCIDEAHLLAPHMAASARDAETRRLGVATLTDMCARGRKRGIGTIVATQRLAKLASSVVSELHNHLIGLNVFDRDVARAADLLGFGSDQAALLRQLPPGEFFAFGPALAPTPVLAKIDSTITPHTGRTPDLVAAADLGPDESRTLLDLENLREVAPARTTHAAMRGQRALDAFLLDPAAPAAARIVGALGNIAPNATTSDDLARHLALPANDVDAGLDLLAAIGASDTMPRGDTRIARLSARLRLRVVDTPVVGLV; encoded by the coding sequence ATGAACGTCGCCACCAGCAATTTCACGCGCGACGCCCGCGTCCCGCTTGGCCGTTGCTCGACCGGCCAGCTTGAACTCGATCTCGGCAAGCTCATGTCCGGGCGCTGCCTCATCCAGGGATCATCCGGCGCCGGCAAGAGCCAGACGCTGCGCCGGATCGTCGAGGAAGCCTTCGATTATCTCACCACGATCATCATCGACCCGGAAGGTGAGTTTGCCAACCTTGCGGCTCATATCGGCGCGACCACCGTTATAGCCCGCGACTATGCCAATGATGGCCTGACCGCGGTGGGACTGCGGACCCGCCAGCATCGTATCGCGCTGCATCTCGACCTCACCGACCTGGAGCCCGACCAGCGTATCGAGAAGTCCGCCGCCTTTTTCGCCGGGCTGCTTTCGGCGCCGCGCGAGCATTGGGGCAACACGGTGCTGGTCTGCATCGACGAGGCGCATCTGCTCGCGCCGCACATGGCCGCCTCTGCGCGCGATGCCGAGACCCGCCGCCTCGGCGTTGCCACGCTCACCGACATGTGCGCGCGGGGCCGCAAACGCGGGATAGGCACGATCGTGGCCACCCAGCGATTGGCCAAGCTCGCCAGTTCCGTCGTCTCCGAATTGCACAATCACCTGATCGGCCTCAACGTCTTCGACCGTGATGTCGCGCGCGCCGCCGATCTGCTCGGCTTCGGGAGCGACCAGGCTGCGCTTCTGCGCCAGCTTCCACCTGGCGAGTTTTTCGCCTTCGGCCCCGCGCTGGCCCCCACGCCCGTGCTGGCGAAGATCGACTCGACGATCACGCCGCATACTGGCCGCACGCCTGATCTGGTTGCCGCTGCCGACCTCGGTCCAGACGAGAGCCGCACTCTGCTCGACCTTGAAAATCTGCGGGAGGTTGCGCCGGCAAGGACCACCCATGCCGCCATGCGGGGGCAGCGCGCGCTCGACGCCTTTCTGCTCGACCCTGCCGCTCCCGCCGCCGCACGCATTGTCGGCGCCTTGGGCAACATTGCACCTAACGCCACCACGTCCGACGATCTTGCCCGCCATCTTGCGCTTCCGGCCAATGATGTCGACGCCGGGCTGGATCTGCTCGCTGCCATCGGGGCGTCCGACACGATGCCGCGCGGGGATACGCGTATTGCGCGTCTGTCGGCCCGGTTGCGCCTGCGCGTCGTCGATACGCCCGTCGTCGGCCTGGTCTGA
- a CDS encoding CopG family transcriptional regulator, protein MPKLNFRLDESLHAALMRRALGANLSLSGFIRQLLEQAVDERKRYVFSSQDEILATSIQILSIVATSVGQQSPSALEQGMAQARLILAERGLLGGEDIP, encoded by the coding sequence TTGCCCAAGCTTAATTTCCGCCTCGATGAATCGCTGCATGCCGCCTTAATGCGCCGTGCGCTCGGTGCGAACCTGTCCCTATCGGGGTTCATCCGTCAGCTCCTCGAACAGGCGGTCGATGAGCGCAAACGCTATGTCTTCTCCTCCCAGGATGAGATACTCGCCACGTCGATCCAGATCCTATCGATTGTCGCAACGTCCGTCGGCCAGCAATCTCCCAGCGCGCTCGAACAGGGCATGGCGCAAGCCCGGCTTATCCTTGCCGAACGCGGACTGCTTGGCGGGGAGGATATCCCATGA
- a CDS encoding aldehyde dehydrogenase family protein: MDHVWVPRARREELVAALDDTVDRMFYQNGVFRKERMSRIVDARNFARVHGYLNEAVSRGARIVKGGGADEADFTIEPRIIVDPPLDAGLMRDEIFGTVLPVITYDPLDEVVDQVDVNGKPLAMYVFSRDQAFVNDVLERTSSGGVTMNYVLMHYAEHRLRFGGVNDSGMGRYQSVYGFRELSNARSVFVAEA, translated from the coding sequence ATAGATCATGTCTGGGTTCCCCGAGCGCGTCGAGAAGAACTCGTTGCGGCGCTCGACGACACCGTGGATCGGATGTTTTACCAAAACGGGGTGTTCCGGAAGGAGCGGATGTCCAGAATCGTGGACGCGCGCAACTTCGCTCGCGTCCACGGCTACCTCAACGAGGCTGTCTCTCGCGGCGCTCGGATCGTCAAGGGCGGCGGCGCGGATGAGGCAGACTTCACGATCGAGCCTAGGATCATCGTCGACCCGCCGCTCGACGCCGGGTTGATGCGCGACGAGATCTTTGGCACCGTCCTGCCCGTAATCACCTACGACCCGCTGGACGAGGTGGTTGATCAGGTAGACGTTAACGGCAAGCCGCTGGCGATGTACGTGTTCAGCCGCGACCAGGCGTTCGTCAACGACGTGCTCGAACGCACCTCCTCGGGCGGGGTGACGATGAACTACGTGCTCATGCACTACGCCGAACACAGACTGCGCTTCGGTGGGGTGAACGACAGCGGCATGGGGCGCTATCAGAGCGTGTACGGCTTTCGCGAGCTATCGAACGCTCGGTCGGTGTTTGTGGCCGAAGCGTAA
- a CDS encoding DUF736 domain-containing protein encodes MNIGEIFNQNGRLTGSIATRTIDLPRIGLRKVMSENEKAPVFEILALNVARRWVQVGALWEAASKRTGEVFLAGNIDDPSLPEPLPIALFQADHGGYMVAWRRENMRSDFGGGMGTSRTNYDDRGSRDQGGFGDSTAGTEGELTGAGAPFGEEDPF; translated from the coding sequence ATGAACATCGGTGAAATCTTCAATCAGAACGGCCGCCTGACGGGCTCGATCGCCACCCGCACGATCGATCTCCCCCGCATCGGGCTGCGCAAGGTCATGAGCGAGAATGAGAAGGCCCCCGTCTTCGAGATCCTCGCGCTGAATGTCGCGCGTCGCTGGGTTCAGGTCGGCGCACTGTGGGAGGCCGCCTCGAAGCGTACCGGTGAGGTGTTCCTTGCCGGCAACATCGACGACCCCAGCCTGCCCGAACCGCTGCCGATCGCGCTCTTCCAGGCGGATCATGGCGGCTACATGGTCGCGTGGCGGCGCGAGAACATGCGGTCCGACTTCGGCGGAGGCATGGGGACCAGCCGCACCAATTATGACGATCGCGGCTCGCGCGATCAGGGCGGCTTCGGCGACAGTACCGCAGGTACTGAAGGCGAACTGACCGGTGCCGGCGCGCCGTTCGGCGAGGAGGACCCGTTCTGA
- a CDS encoding type IV secretion system DNA-binding domain-containing protein, translating into MSIFRNDTLGSWTRGGQAIVHNVRMTTQVFYQTILAGFIIWIIGTLWYAFEKSTEYERFVLVKLAEATIKVDAAAGTNDPVQFRTPEGQAYWTSADWLVASTLAKKTMHAFEVHLLHGALLSGLFTLVMLAWAWFYFTRTGRGLGSNEYLRGARFGTIRQVKRALWRQTKGPLVIGNVPVPEAYEPEHILLCGAPGTGKTNLIVGMLDGIRKSGRRAIVYDTAGTFVEKFYRQGTDMLLNPLDQRAARWSPWVDVPRDYHYDQIAESTIPDKHGDPFWAKAARGTLVAVMRKLARQKHTYVSVLLDRLLRSKLKDLAAFVTGTDAAAFISTEGERTSAGIQAELASVMRSFGYLDDTEDGFSIRDWVEKGADGSWLFITVKADQLPSLRPLITVWLDIAISAIMSLTPDRDRRLYCVIDELPTLHKLPSLSDFLARARKYGGCGILGFQSYPQLKATYGKDDAAAITGYCSTWVALRANDTDTAEHVSINLGQVEQVEANEGMSYGVNDMRDGVNLSRMQVTRPLVMSTEVTNLPNLVGFLRFGRNLPVVRFDSRFNDVPSLGPAFLERTTPPIQIDKAGMLVRIAHAEARVREAMEREATQASPPATHGEGKPAKPSVSSEPAPTPPPHPDLFTPPAPNLDPQRVEDILLNDENAELPAPARTLWTILAGKQGEIRSDLVQHGRDDGPRERARPA; encoded by the coding sequence ATGAGCATCTTTCGCAACGACACATTAGGCTCCTGGACGCGCGGTGGCCAGGCGATCGTCCACAATGTCCGCATGACGACCCAGGTCTTTTATCAGACCATATTGGCGGGCTTCATCATCTGGATCATCGGCACGCTCTGGTATGCGTTCGAGAAGTCGACCGAATATGAGCGGTTCGTTCTGGTCAAATTGGCTGAGGCCACGATCAAGGTGGATGCCGCCGCCGGGACCAATGATCCGGTGCAGTTTCGCACCCCCGAAGGCCAGGCCTACTGGACCTCGGCAGACTGGCTGGTTGCCTCCACCCTTGCGAAAAAGACCATGCATGCATTTGAAGTCCATCTGCTGCATGGCGCACTGCTCTCTGGCCTGTTCACCCTTGTCATGCTCGCCTGGGCCTGGTTCTACTTCACCCGGACGGGTAGGGGCCTGGGCTCCAACGAATATCTGCGGGGGGCAAGGTTCGGCACGATCCGTCAGGTGAAACGCGCGCTATGGCGACAGACCAAGGGACCTCTGGTGATCGGCAATGTGCCGGTGCCTGAGGCCTATGAGCCTGAGCATATCCTGCTGTGCGGTGCGCCTGGCACGGGAAAGACAAACCTCATCGTCGGCATGCTCGACGGCATCCGCAAATCGGGTCGGCGCGCCATCGTCTATGATACCGCCGGTACCTTCGTCGAGAAATTCTATCGGCAGGGCACTGACATGTTACTCAACCCGCTCGACCAGCGCGCGGCGCGCTGGTCGCCCTGGGTCGATGTGCCACGCGACTATCATTACGATCAGATCGCGGAATCGACCATTCCCGACAAGCATGGCGATCCCTTCTGGGCGAAGGCGGCGCGGGGGACGCTGGTTGCGGTGATGCGCAAGCTGGCGCGCCAGAAACATACCTATGTCTCGGTCCTCCTCGACCGTCTGCTGCGTTCCAAACTGAAGGACCTCGCCGCCTTTGTCACCGGCACCGATGCCGCCGCCTTCATCAGCACCGAAGGCGAACGGACATCCGCCGGCATCCAGGCCGAACTTGCATCGGTCATGCGCAGTTTCGGTTATCTCGATGACACCGAAGACGGCTTCTCCATCCGAGACTGGGTGGAAAAGGGCGCAGATGGAAGCTGGCTCTTCATCACCGTGAAGGCCGACCAGCTTCCCTCGCTACGCCCGCTTATCACCGTCTGGCTCGACATCGCGATCAGCGCCATCATGAGCCTGACGCCAGATCGCGACCGACGGCTCTATTGCGTGATCGACGAGCTGCCGACGCTGCATAAGTTGCCGTCGCTATCGGACTTTCTCGCCCGTGCCCGCAAATATGGCGGCTGCGGCATATTGGGCTTCCAGTCCTATCCCCAGCTCAAGGCGACTTACGGCAAGGACGATGCGGCCGCGATCACTGGCTATTGCTCGACCTGGGTGGCGCTACGCGCGAACGACACGGATACCGCCGAGCATGTCTCGATCAACCTCGGTCAGGTCGAACAGGTCGAAGCCAATGAGGGCATGTCCTATGGGGTCAACGACATGCGCGATGGGGTCAATCTGTCGCGGATGCAGGTGACGCGGCCACTGGTCATGTCGACCGAGGTCACCAACCTGCCCAACCTGGTGGGCTTCCTGCGCTTTGGCCGCAATTTGCCTGTGGTCCGGTTCGATAGCCGGTTCAACGACGTGCCATCGTTAGGACCAGCTTTCCTCGAACGCACGACGCCCCCCATTCAGATCGACAAGGCCGGGATGCTCGTTCGCATCGCCCATGCCGAAGCGCGTGTTCGTGAAGCGATGGAGCGGGAAGCCACGCAGGCATCTCCGCCAGCGACGCATGGCGAGGGTAAGCCAGCGAAGCCTTCGGTATCTTCAGAACCCGCCCCGACGCCACCACCGCACCCGGATCTGTTTACGCCTCCCGCGCCGAACCTCGATCCGCAGCGAGTCGAAGATATATTGCTCAATGACGAGAATGCGGAGCTTCCTGCGCCCGCGCGCACCCTTTGGACGATCCTTGCCGGCAAGCAGGGAGAAATCCGGTCCGATCTTGTCCAGCATGGCCGGGATGACGGACCGCGTGAGCGGGCGAGGCCAGCATGA